The window CTAGTGTAACTATTGACTATAAGGCTGCTGAAAAGGAAGCTTTAGGTCTTCTATTAAAAAATGGTAAGAAGAACTTGGCCTTAGTCGTAGGTGACGGAAAAGCTTATGTTAACAAGGACAACCGTTTCGTTGCCTATAAGGATTTCATGGAAGAACATAATTTAAAGAACGTTCACATCTATGAAGATGCCAAGACTTATGAAGATGGCTATGAATTATTTAAGCAAATCAAAGCTGATAATGTAGATGGAATTATTGCTACTCGTGATGTAACAGCTGCAGGTATCGTTAATGCTGCTGCTGATGCTGGTGTAAAGATCCCAGAAGATTTAGAAATTATCTCCGCTGCTTCAACTAATGTCGCTAAAATTGTTCGTCCTCAATTAACAACTGTTCAACAACCGCTTTATGATATTGGTGCTGTTGCAATGAGAATGTTAACTAAGTTGATGAATGATGAAGAATTAGACGATTCACATGTTATCTTGCCATATACTTTGAAGAAGTCTCGTTCTACTAAGTAGATAATCTAAAATTTAATATTAAAAATAAAAGTACTGTCAATTCTTCAATCGAAGATTAACAGTACTTTTTTAGTAGTGATGATTTTAAGTGGTTTCACTAGTCACATTTTTTATTTCATTTAAGTTAACCACTTCGTCAGCTAATTGTTTGATCTCGTTTCTTAAGTGGTGAGTTACCATAATCACAGTTTTATTCTGTTTAGTCAAAATCAAGCGTTCAAGCTGTGTACTTGAAGCTTTATCTAATGCGGAGGTTGCTTCATCCAATAGGTAGATTGGGGTATCACGTAATATTTCTCTAGCAAATGCAATACGTTGTTTTTGTCCGCCGGATAATTGTTTTCCTTGATCATCTAAAATAGTATCGATACCTTTAGGTAGCTTAGCAATTAGATCTTCTAGACCACACTCTTTGATTACTTTATTAATTTTTTGAGTTGATATTTCTTTTCCTAAAGTTAAATTCCATTTTAGGGATGCTGAAAAAATATACGGATCTTGCTGTAAATAAGAAATTTTTTGGTGTAGATCATGATCTGAAATTTGATCATAACTCATGTTGCCAAGATTAATTTCTCCTTTGTAGTCTCTTAGTAAACCACCAATTAGATTTAAAATTGTGGATTTTCCAGCTGCAGAATCTCCTGTTAGGATATATTTATTTTGCAATATAAAATCTAAATTCAAATTATGAAAGATTGGTTCATCATTTTCAGGATAATGGTAGGAAATATTATTTAGTCCAAGTTTTCCTAGGTGCCAATTAGAAATTGAATGAGGCTCACTTTCAGTGTTAGATATAGATTTGAATTTTTCCATTATCGGTTTTATGGATTTAAATTCCTGCCAGTTAAAACTAATACCGCTTAATTCAGCAAAAATTGTACTAGCAAAAAATTGTGCACCACTAATCGTTCCTACTGGTGTAAGATGATGTAAAATTAGCCAACCAGTTTGTCCTAAAATAATAACTTGGCTAATAAATGCTAAACCATTAGTTATTGCTTGAGTTATTCCAGCAGTTTTACTGTAGTTTAATGTATGCTTTTTAACATCGTCTGAAGAACCATCGATTTTTTTAACAATCGTCTGAGGAAGATTGGCTAAAAAGAGAGTATTGAAGCCGTTTAATATATCATTAATTGTATTAACTAATCGTTCATTAGCATGAGTATATTCTAATGATCGTTTAGCTAAAATTTTAGAAAACATATTTGGTACGATTCCCATAATAACTGTTAAGACAACAACAGTTACTACCAAACTTATATTGAAATACGCTAGGGTGAGCATCCCAAAAACTATCTCACTAACTTGTCTGACAATCATTAGAAAGTCAGTGATTCCAAAATTATTAATAGTAGTAATATCGTTAGTTAACCAAGAGCTGTATGTTGCTACGGTCTGTTTATGAAAAGTAGCATAGTTTGCCTTGGATAAGTCTGTTGCAATGCTATTTCTGATCAGTTTGTCTACATTTTGAGATAAGCGTGTTTGCTCTACATTAACAAGACAGTTAACAATAGCATAAATAATATAGGCTCCACCCATTATTGCAACCCACATAAAGAACGCATCTGCGCGTAATTTAGCAACAGCACTCAATGCATTAGCGCTAGAAATACCTGCTAGTGTTAAAAATCCAGCATTAACAATTATGAGAAAGACTACTAATAGAAATTCCCATTTTAACTTTTTAAAATATTTCAGTAATTCCATTAATTCTCCTTTTAATATTAAAATTTGATTTAAATAATAATACTTTAATTAATTTTATTCAATATATTTTAATAATTAACCTAAAATTTATGACCTTAGTGAAAAAAAAAACTGATAATCTTTAATTTTGATTATCAGTTTTTATTGATTTTAAAGTTATGATTTTTCTACGGAGCGGTCGGACCACTATCAGTGGCTGTATTGCCTTCACTAGTTTCGCTGCCAGTATTTGTATTAGCAGCTGAACCTTCATTAGAACTAATATTTGAATTTACATCATTTGCGGCATTGTTGCTCTCGGAATTACTATTTTCAGTTGAAGAAGATGATTCAGTTGCGGAACTTGAACGACTCCGTCTAGTAGAAGTAGATGAAGAAGAACCATTACCATTTCCGCCTTGACCAGTACTTCGAGCTTGCTGATCATTAGCTCCGACAGTCCGATTAGTCGAAGATGAGGAATTATTATTTGATTCACGATATACTTCGTGGTTTTTACCATAGTAATTTTTAGCATCTTCTGAAGTTGAGCCATCAGCTACAGCAAACAGACTGTTGATATTTTTCTTCTTAGAAATTGTCTTACCAGTGTAGATTAAGACTTTACCATAATCATTATTCTTGCCTTCTAAGTAGTCGTAGAAGAGGTTGTAGTCTTTAGTTGATCCACCGATACCAAATCTTGCAGTAGCAGCTGGAGCAGGGGATAAACTTAATGCGGTAGTCTTTTTACCAGAAAGTTCAATATTATCGCCATCATAGCTTACAGTTCCTGGCAATGTTCCAGTTCTTGCTAAGACTTTATTTTTATAAACAGAGCTTGGACGACTTGGTGCATCATTTAACTTAAAGATTGACGGATCTTCTTCGTAAAGTGCATTGGCGATATTTGCCCAAAGGTTTAAGTTGGTTTCACTGGAATTAGAATCTAGGTTATATGAGTGGCCATAGAAGTTGTCATACCCCATCCAACTAGAAATTGTGATTCCAGGAGTAGACCCATTGAACCAAATATCACGATAATCATTACTGGTTCCAGTTTTACCGATTAAGTTCTTGTAGTTAAACTTCAAAGTACCAGTTAAGCTTGAAGCAGTACCCTTAGTTACTACTTGGTGAAGCATCTTTTGCATGATGTAAGAGGTGCCGGTAGAGAAGACTTTTTGTGGATTTTGTTTATGCTTATAAATTACTCTACCTGATGGATCTTGAATTTCTTCAATGTAGTAAGGATCAGCTCGCTTACCATTGTTATAGAAGTTAGAGAAGGCACTAGCGTTATCAGCAACTGAAAAACCATAATCTGTACCACCGAGGGCCAAACCTAGGTTTTCAAATTCGCTTTTACTCAAGTTTAAGCCTAGTTTTTTCATATCCTGACGTAAATTAATGTTCTTATCGTTGACTAATTTATTGTATAAGTTTACAGCAGGTAAGTTATAAGATTTACTTAGAGCTTCTTGAGCTGAGATAAACCGGTTTTCAACAGTGGAATTGTAGTCAGTTGGAATATAGTTGCCAAATCTAGTAGGGAAGTCTGCTAATGCTGTTTGACTAGAAATAAACTTGTGTTCAATTGCTGGACCATAAACTAGATATGGCTTAATAGATGAACCAGGTGAACGATAAGTATCAAAGGCGTGATTAATTTGAGAATTCTTAAAGTCAACTCCGCCGCTAAAAGCTAATACCTTGCCAGTTGCATTATCAATTACGACACTACCGTTTTCCACATGCTCGGTAGTATTAACCCACTTGTTAGTAGATGAATCAAAATCACGAGAAGTCTTATCTTGACCAT of the Lactobacillus gasseri ATCC 33323 = JCM 1131 genome contains:
- a CDS encoding substrate-binding domain-containing protein; translation: MQKQEVTIYDVAREAKVSMATVSRVVNGNNNVRKETREKVLAVIDRLHYQPNAVAQGLASKRTTTVGLIVPDLTNMHFAELSKGIDDIATMYKYNILLSSVGNTLLNEDQVIQNLLNKQVDGVIYMSNLMNEKAQEIFNRTNTPVVLAGTADANQEFSSVTIDYKAAEKEALGLLLKNGKKNLALVVGDGKAYVNKDNRFVAYKDFMEEHNLKNVHIYEDAKTYEDGYELFKQIKADNVDGIIATRDVTAAGIVNAAADAGVKIPEDLEIISAASTNVAKIVRPQLTTVQQPLYDIGAVAMRMLTKLMNDEELDDSHVILPYTLKKSRSTK
- a CDS encoding ABC transporter ATP-binding protein, with protein sequence MELLKYFKKLKWEFLLVVFLIIVNAGFLTLAGISSANALSAVAKLRADAFFMWVAIMGGAYIIYAIVNCLVNVEQTRLSQNVDKLIRNSIATDLSKANYATFHKQTVATYSSWLTNDITTINNFGITDFLMIVRQVSEIVFGMLTLAYFNISLVVTVVVLTVIMGIVPNMFSKILAKRSLEYTHANERLVNTINDILNGFNTLFLANLPQTIVKKIDGSSDDVKKHTLNYSKTAGITQAITNGLAFISQVIILGQTGWLILHHLTPVGTISGAQFFASTIFAELSGISFNWQEFKSIKPIMEKFKSISNTESEPHSISNWHLGKLGLNNISYHYPENDEPIFHNLNLDFILQNKYILTGDSAAGKSTILNLIGGLLRDYKGEINLGNMSYDQISDHDLHQKISYLQQDPYIFSASLKWNLTLGKEISTQKINKVIKECGLEDLIAKLPKGIDTILDDQGKQLSGGQKQRIAFAREILRDTPIYLLDEATSALDKASSTQLERLILTKQNKTVIMVTHHLRNEIKQLADEVVNLNEIKNVTSETT
- a CDS encoding transglycosylase domain-containing protein, producing the protein MKNLKEKIIEFLTAGPEVKTLQSKSDESQWKFYSGIVYLTLRRVFHYLILIAVFGLFLLIGFGGGYALGIVRQQPIPTISELNQQINHAQNSATLYYAGNKKIATVRPDTVTKKASESELTPLVKNAVTATEDENFYIHKGVLPKSLVRAVLSELTGVGVQTGGSTLTQQLVKMQFLTSQTTWRRKVTEMFYAHKIEKHFSKEDILRSYLNAAPYGKNNRGENIVGIKTAAQGIFGKSISELNLPQAAFIAGLPQSPSVYTPYRLNGKIKKDLDLAMRRKDIVLFRMYRNGDISKKDYLAAKKYDLRADFLAPEKASKQKKQSGYLYNLVMNKSTSLLAEKLIEQDGLKVSDVKQDTNRYNQYLTSSTELLHQKGYHIKTTIRQPLYQTMQRIVKQNKYGQDKTSRDFDSSTNKWVNTTEHVENGSVVIDNATGKVLAFSGGVDFKNSQINHAFDTYRSPGSSIKPYLVYGPAIEHKFISSQTALADFPTRFGNYIPTDYNSTVENRFISAQEALSKSYNLPAVNLYNKLVNDKNINLRQDMKKLGLNLSKSEFENLGLALGGTDYGFSVADNASAFSNFYNNGKRADPYYIEEIQDPSGRVIYKHKQNPQKVFSTGTSYIMQKMLHQVVTKGTASSLTGTLKFNYKNLIGKTGTSNDYRDIWFNGSTPGITISSWMGYDNFYGHSYNLDSNSSETNLNLWANIANALYEEDPSIFKLNDAPSRPSSVYKNKVLARTGTLPGTVSYDGDNIELSGKKTTALSLSPAPAATARFGIGGSTKDYNLFYDYLEGKNNDYGKVLIYTGKTISKKKNINSLFAVADGSTSEDAKNYYGKNHEVYRESNNNSSSSTNRTVGANDQQARSTGQGGNGNGSSSSTSTRRSRSSSATESSSSTENSNSESNNAANDVNSNISSNEGSAANTNTGSETSEGNTATDSGPTAP